In a genomic window of Geoalkalibacter sp.:
- a CDS encoding HDOD domain-containing protein, protein MRFPQPLTKARMFNDYQTIVKHLGDLPPMPAVAIKVLELLRNPYCSAKLLAKAISHDAAVSGRILRIANSPMYGRQKRVTTLEGAVVVLGENILRTLVLETSLRGINKSFGRLERMLWEDSIGCAIGARILARRLGQVDPEEAFIAGLFRHIGKVVMSNHDKETYQRVMETARTANEGLIDVERAFFAFSHELVGAAVLDNWNLSPALVQSALHHHDLRLDDPCDAQVRHQVAMVNIAGQFCRRLGIGQETPMPDLNLTLAPGAVYLGLNSEELEQSLDELASLFEKERDFFLAPAR, encoded by the coding sequence ATGCGATTCCCCCAGCCCTTGACCAAGGCGCGCATGTTCAACGATTACCAGACCATCGTCAAACATCTCGGCGATCTGCCCCCCATGCCGGCCGTCGCCATCAAGGTGCTTGAGCTGCTGCGCAACCCCTATTGCTCCGCCAAGTTACTGGCCAAGGCCATCTCCCACGACGCGGCCGTATCAGGGCGCATTCTGCGCATCGCCAACTCACCCATGTACGGCCGACAAAAACGGGTGACCACCCTGGAAGGGGCCGTCGTGGTGCTGGGCGAAAACATTCTGCGCACCCTGGTTCTCGAAACCAGCCTGCGCGGCATCAACAAATCCTTCGGACGCCTGGAACGCATGCTCTGGGAAGACTCCATCGGTTGCGCCATCGGCGCGCGCATTCTTGCCCGCCGCCTGGGCCAGGTCGACCCAGAGGAAGCCTTCATCGCCGGTCTCTTCCGCCATATCGGCAAGGTGGTCATGAGCAATCATGACAAAGAGACCTATCAGCGCGTCATGGAAACCGCCCGCACCGCCAACGAGGGCCTGATCGACGTGGAGCGGGCCTTTTTCGCCTTCTCCCACGAACTGGTCGGCGCCGCCGTCCTCGACAACTGGAATCTGTCTCCCGCCCTGGTGCAGAGCGCCTTGCATCATCACGATCTGCGGCTCGACGATCCATGCGACGCCCAGGTCCGGCACCAGGTGGCCATGGTCAATATCGCCGGCCAATTCTGCCGAAGACTGGGCATCGGCCAGGAGACCCCCATGCCGGATCTCAACCTGACCCTCGCGCCCGGCGCCGTCTATCTCGGACTCAACAGCGAAGAGCTTGAGCAGTCCCTGGACGAACTCGCCTCCCTGTTTGAAAAAGAGCGGGATTTCTTCCTCGCGCCCGCCCGCTGA
- a CDS encoding DUF342 domain-containing protein, giving the protein MGDATAAVKSSGQTDILLEEDSERHSLRLELLKGALECRCSVTPKSKEGNLTKEEVLALLAAQGITHGINESQVQALCRTLAKGKTASNFLLAEGVQPAPGPDGFLELFVKTSSDTPDYAEDEDGNIDFRTLNFFSNVLPGQEIGVVRPPQLGNEGFTVRGEVLPALFGKPLKLSVGAGARLDGEKVFAEIEGRVLFDGKTISVTEEYLVQGDVDLSVGNIDFRGFVQVKGDVLDDFDIHAIKGIQVNGNVGICRISSENDIALGGMAGQGRGTISCGGNLVVTYLNDVTVECEGDVVVKNEIRNSRVYCLGTLTIANGNIFGGETYALGGIEAKNVGAFSGIKTRLYAGIDYLQIKLGRQLDELQMEYIEINDELAILSQQLKLTKILSAEDKKKVLEHTKRLEEITQLKQQINERMCEAREFAERYANGKINIRGRLGEGVVLHIGESAEEIKLERNGSLSIIENRKEGGFHYLSLTPLSKSASALEQELDAQEKSEATGGEGAWGA; this is encoded by the coding sequence ATGGGCGACGCAACGGCTGCCGTCAAATCAAGCGGGCAGACGGACATTCTGCTCGAAGAGGACAGCGAGCGCCACAGCCTGCGCCTCGAATTGCTCAAGGGCGCCCTGGAGTGCCGCTGCTCCGTGACGCCCAAGAGCAAGGAGGGCAACCTTACCAAGGAGGAGGTGCTGGCCCTGCTCGCCGCCCAGGGCATCACCCACGGCATCAACGAAAGCCAGGTTCAGGCCCTGTGCCGCACGCTGGCCAAGGGCAAGACGGCGAGCAATTTTCTGCTGGCCGAGGGCGTGCAGCCCGCGCCGGGTCCCGACGGCTTTCTGGAACTCTTCGTCAAGACCTCCTCCGACACTCCCGACTACGCCGAGGACGAGGACGGCAACATCGATTTTCGCACCCTCAACTTTTTCTCCAATGTGCTTCCCGGCCAGGAGATCGGCGTGGTGCGCCCTCCGCAGTTGGGCAATGAAGGCTTCACCGTGCGCGGAGAGGTCTTGCCCGCGCTCTTCGGCAAGCCGCTCAAGCTCAGCGTCGGGGCGGGTGCACGCCTGGACGGCGAGAAGGTGTTCGCGGAGATCGAGGGGCGCGTGCTCTTCGACGGGAAAACCATTTCCGTCACCGAGGAATATCTCGTGCAGGGCGATGTGGATCTCTCGGTGGGCAACATCGATTTTCGCGGCTTCGTGCAGGTCAAGGGCGATGTGCTCGATGATTTCGACATTCACGCGATCAAGGGGATTCAGGTCAACGGCAACGTCGGCATCTGCCGGATCTCCTCGGAGAACGACATCGCCCTGGGCGGCATGGCCGGTCAGGGGCGGGGAACAATCAGCTGCGGCGGCAACCTGGTGGTGACCTACCTCAACGACGTGACCGTCGAGTGCGAAGGCGATGTCGTCGTCAAGAACGAAATCCGCAACTCCCGCGTCTACTGCCTGGGCACCCTGACCATCGCCAACGGCAACATCTTCGGCGGAGAAACCTATGCCCTGGGCGGCATCGAAGCAAAAAACGTCGGGGCGTTCAGCGGCATCAAGACCCGCCTCTACGCGGGCATCGACTATCTGCAGATCAAGCTGGGACGACAACTCGACGAACTGCAGATGGAGTACATCGAGATCAACGACGAACTGGCCATCCTCAGCCAGCAGCTCAAACTCACCAAGATCCTGAGCGCCGAGGACAAAAAGAAAGTGCTGGAACACACCAAACGCCTGGAGGAAATCACCCAGCTCAAGCAGCAGATCAACGAAAGGATGTGTGAGGCGCGCGAGTTCGCCGAACGCTATGCCAACGGCAAGATCAACATTCGTGGTCGGCTCGGGGAAGGCGTCGTGCTGCATATCGGCGAGAGCGCCGAGGAGATCAAGCTGGAACGCAACGGTTCGCTCTCCATCATCGAAAACCGCAAGGAGGGCGGCTTTCACTACCTCTCCCTGACGCCGCTCTCCAAATCGGCGAGCGCCCTGGAGCAGGAACTGGATGCCCAGGAAAAGAGCGAAGCGACGGGCGGCGAGGGCGCGTGGGGCGCGTGA